Genomic DNA from Sediminispirochaeta bajacaliforniensis DSM 16054:
ATCATCAGTAATTTTATTCTTGTCCTGAACGGCTCCATGAGATCCTTCGATGTCTCTTTCCTTTTAACGAAGGGAGGACCGGGAAATTCCTCGCAACTTCTTGCTCCGTACATGTACAAGCAAGCCTTCTCAAGCATGAAGTATGGATACGGGAGTGCCGTGTCAATGACGATCATTATTCTCTGCGTTGGAATTGGCCTCCTGCTGCAAAAATATCTACTCGGCCGGGCTGAGGAGTATTGATATGAGCATACATAGATCACATAAAATTTTCGGGAGAACAGTAAAAGGACTTATTGCGGTATTACTGATGCTTCTCTGCACCTATCCGATGATATATGTGTTGCTTTCAAGTTTCAAAAGCAGCGATGATTTTCTTCATTTAGCTTCTTATCAATTGCCCAGCCATCTTGATTTTGTCAACTACTGGACGGTTTTTGAACAGGGCAGGATACTAACGTATTTTAAAAACAGTATCATCATTACTTTAACGACAGTCATTCTGCTTTTGGGGTTGGCCTCTTTGGCCGGTTTTGGTCTGAGCAAGATTAATTTTCGTGGTAAAAAATCTTTGTTGTTTTACTTTAATCTTGGGCTCATGCTTCCCATGCAGGTCGCTCTGATTCCCTTGTTCTATGTTTTCAGCGCAATCTCTCTTCTCGACACGTATCCGGCAGTAATAATACCCCAGGTAGCTTTTTCCTTGGCCTTTTCAATTCAAATATTCTATTCGTTCTACAAGTTTTTGCCAAACGACATCGTGGAAGCGGGAATTATCGATGGATGTTCTCCATTGCAGATTTTTACAAAAATAGTCGTACCTGTATCTCAGAACGCATTTTTAACAGTAGCGACCATGCAGGGGGTATTTTGCTGGAACGAGTTCATCACGACCTACACCTTCACAAAATCCATAAGCATGAAAACGGTGACACTGGGTTTGAATGATTTTGTCGGCATGTATGGATTAACAGATTGGGGTGCGACATTTGCAATGATCATTCTGACTGTGCTTCCGACATTACTCGTCTATTTTCTTGCAAATAAATATATGTTGGCCGGCCTTTCTGCCGGAGCTGTCAAAGGTTAATCAGAAGGAGGAGTACTATGAAATTATACTATCAGCCAGAGGGTTTTTGTTTTGGTGACTGCATGCCTTTCGGGAAAGGAAAAGAGTTTTATCTTTTCCATCAGCGTGACGCCCGCAATCCGGAACCCCTTCCCAATTGTGAGCCGTTCGGATGGGAACTTGTGACAACAAAAGACTTTGTTCATTACGATTACAAGGGACTGGCAATCCCACCTGGCGATTATGATGCCCAGGACCAGTTTATATTTGCAGGAAGCGTATTTGAAGATAAGGATAATCTTTTTCATGCCTTTTATACCGGGTTCAATAGAGATTATATTAAAGAAGATCGCCCTTCCCAGGTCTTAATGCATGCCACAAGCAAAGATTTGCTGCATTGGGAAAAATCAGAGGAAAAGGTAACATTTACTCCCCAGGAAGGATATGACAAAGATGACTGGCGGGACCCGTTTGTACTTTGGGATGAAGAAAAGGAACGGTATATTTTGATTCTTGGTGGCAGACATATTACGGGGAAGCGATTGCTGAATGGATGTACTGTCTGGTTTACTTCAAAAGATCTCAAGCATTGGAGATTTGAAGGGGATTTCTATCGGCCTAATGCGTTTACCATGCATGAGATGCCAGACCTTTTTAGAATGGGCGACTGGTGGTATCACATCATAACAGAGTATAGCGACCGCAATAAAATGGTATATAGAATGAGCAAGTCCCTTGAAGGACCATGGTTGACGCCTGAAGATGATGCCTTTGATGGAAGAGCCTATTATGCAGGTCGAACATTTTCTCTCAACGGAAAGAGAATCCTTTTTGGCTGGGTTCCGACGAAGGAAAATGATGATGACAGAAAGAACTTCCAGTGGGGAGGGACCTTTGTTCCTTACGAAGTGCTTCAGCGTGAGGATGGGACCCTGGGAGTCAGAATGCCCCAAACTATGGAAGATGCTTTTAACCCCGCTGAAAACTGTTCAGCAATGGTCTTGGAGTCTTCCGACGCTGAAGAATGTTTTGTTCTTGCAGACGAATCTTCTGATATATTCCTCTTCGATGCTGATATTTCGTTTATGGAAGGTACAAGATCCTTCACATTGCGGTGCAAGGCTGATCCGGAAACATTTGAATCCTATCAGTTTAATTTTCTTATACATGAAAACCGTGTGGTGTTTGAAAAGACGCCGAATACTCCCTGGTTCCAGTGTATGAACATTGGCCTAGAAAGGCCACTTGTATTGGAGGCGGAAAAACATTATCACATACGATTGGTAGTCGATGATACCATAGGAACCTTGTTTGTCGATGACATAGCACTGAACGTCAGAATGTATAATGAGTATGGTACAGCCATAGCTATGTCTGTAACAGGAGGGTTGCTCAATCTTGAAGGTGCCAAAATTGCAAATGGCTTGAAGAAATAAAAGCAGCAATTTCTTGCTGCCTTTTATGAAAATATTTTTATCTAATGACCATGTTTGCAATCATAGCCATTGCCGATATTACTTTTTAATATCGGCTTTCTTATATTTATTGTAGCGCATCCATCGCCCGGAAGCGGTCGACAAAAGTGCTTCTTATACTGCAATCAGTTTAAACATTTGGGCCTGGGTCCCATTGTCGCGATGCTGCTGCACATTCGTTTCACTGGAAAAATGAGCACCGGGTACATCGAGACATTTTTCCGAATGGTTGCAGACAAGCTTGACATATCCATCCCTGGCGGCTGGCAGCACGAACCACCACTGGTTGCTGGCAAGATCGTGATACGAATACTGGATCACGGCGGCTCCATCATTGTCTGAACCTCCGCTTACGTCGATGGCCTTTCCGCTGTGAAGGGCCGTGATGAGATGGCTGCCGTCCGGTAACTGTTGAAAAACGAATTTCTGATTGTTTACGTCTTTTTGAGGATACAGTATCAATGGAACCTTATTGTCTTTGCTGCCACCTTTGACGTCTAAAAACAGTTGATTCTCACTTTCGATGTACGGCGATGGGAAGAGAACGTCAATCGTTGCGGACAAAAAGCTTTATGCTTTCATACATCCGGTATACACTTATGCAGTAAAGGAGTTAAAAAGATATGGATGGTTTTATCGGACAGATTCTATTGTTTGCCTTCAACTATGCGCCACGGCAGTGGTTGCCGTGTGAAGGCCAGATGCTGCAGATAGTGGACAATGAAGCCTTGTTTAGCCTTGTCGGAACACAGTACGGCGGTGACGGTCGCACAACCT
This window encodes:
- a CDS encoding carbohydrate ABC transporter permease, with the protein product MSIHRSHKIFGRTVKGLIAVLLMLLCTYPMIYVLLSSFKSSDDFLHLASYQLPSHLDFVNYWTVFEQGRILTYFKNSIIITLTTVILLLGLASLAGFGLSKINFRGKKSLLFYFNLGLMLPMQVALIPLFYVFSAISLLDTYPAVIIPQVAFSLAFSIQIFYSFYKFLPNDIVEAGIIDGCSPLQIFTKIVVPVSQNAFLTVATMQGVFCWNEFITTYTFTKSISMKTVTLGLNDFVGMYGLTDWGATFAMIILTVLPTLLVYFLANKYMLAGLSAGAVKG
- a CDS encoding glycoside hydrolase family protein, whose protein sequence is MKLYYQPEGFCFGDCMPFGKGKEFYLFHQRDARNPEPLPNCEPFGWELVTTKDFVHYDYKGLAIPPGDYDAQDQFIFAGSVFEDKDNLFHAFYTGFNRDYIKEDRPSQVLMHATSKDLLHWEKSEEKVTFTPQEGYDKDDWRDPFVLWDEEKERYILILGGRHITGKRLLNGCTVWFTSKDLKHWRFEGDFYRPNAFTMHEMPDLFRMGDWWYHIITEYSDRNKMVYRMSKSLEGPWLTPEDDAFDGRAYYAGRTFSLNGKRILFGWVPTKENDDDRKNFQWGGTFVPYEVLQREDGTLGVRMPQTMEDAFNPAENCSAMVLESSDAEECFVLADESSDIFLFDADISFMEGTRSFTLRCKADPETFESYQFNFLIHENRVVFEKTPNTPWFQCMNIGLERPLVLEAEKHYHIRLVVDDTIGTLFVDDIALNVRMYNEYGTAIAMSVTGGLLNLEGAKIANGLKK
- a CDS encoding RICIN domain-containing protein; the encoded protein is MSATIDVLFPSPYIESENQLFLDVKGGSKDNKVPLILYPQKDVNNQKFVFQQLPDGSHLITALHSGKAIDVSGGSDNDGAAVIQYSYHDLASNQWWFVLPAARDGYVKLVCNHSEKCLDVPGAHFSSETNVQQHRDNGTQAQMFKLIAV
- a CDS encoding phage tail protein, whose amino-acid sequence is MDGFIGQILLFAFNYAPRQWLPCEGQMLQIVDNEALFSLVGTQYGGDGRTTFALPNLKGKEPVLGMRYCICTEGVYPPRS